One window from the genome of Aeromonas sp. FDAARGOS 1405 encodes:
- a CDS encoding CRISPR-associated endonuclease Cas1 — protein MTTLLLDHPDYQLTLQDGLLHLAHPDLPSRLYSLGQISRLMVGQGITLSSDLLLKLAERGIDFIAMGRRSCTHLCSLHHAPDSLRLIQYRAITQPDCQQQLVRRLLNARRLGQNCVLAQLGEPPLPPLLAEGFDPQLELHHVTGYRRPSLLLDIKELTRAELERWLLQLWQSHTLTAEHFTTSDQGCRLTRAGQQLFYPLWFGWQKTRKPRLRQLARVCRKVLEQTLKREVGHDH, from the coding sequence ATGACCACCCTGCTACTCGATCACCCCGACTACCAACTCACCCTGCAAGATGGTTTGCTCCATCTCGCCCACCCTGACCTCCCCTCCCGTCTCTACAGTCTTGGCCAGATCAGCCGCCTGATGGTGGGCCAGGGCATCACCCTCTCCAGCGATCTGTTGCTCAAGCTGGCCGAGCGAGGCATCGACTTTATTGCCATGGGGCGCCGCAGTTGCACTCATCTCTGCTCGCTGCACCATGCCCCCGACAGCTTGCGCCTGATCCAGTATCGTGCCATCACCCAACCTGATTGCCAGCAACAACTGGTACGCCGCCTGCTCAACGCCCGACGGCTCGGGCAGAACTGCGTGTTGGCTCAACTGGGTGAGCCCCCTCTGCCACCGCTGCTAGCCGAAGGATTCGACCCCCAGCTGGAATTGCACCATGTGACCGGCTACCGCAGGCCCAGCCTGCTGCTCGATATCAAGGAGTTGACCCGGGCCGAGCTGGAACGCTGGCTACTGCAGCTATGGCAGAGTCATACCCTGACGGCGGAGCACTTCACCACCTCGGATCAGGGCTGTCGATTGACCCGGGCGGGCCAGCAGCTCTTTTATCCCCTCTGGTTTGGCTGGCAAAAAACGCGTAAGCCCCGGCTCAGACAACTGGCCCGAGTCTGTCGCAAGGTACTGGAGCAGACCCTCAAGCGGGAGGTTGGTCATGACCACTAA
- the cmr5 gene encoding type III-B CRISPR module-associated protein Cmr5, with protein MAQLISQQRAAFALRHMEQALRHAPEKQRQIRTVANSIPAQIQRTGLGQTLAFALSKQGKSDGAGWTYLYELLQEWLCQEQQIYRGETLMASLCQGDIRHYQQAQAEALALLVWVRKFARAMLETSTSASKERG; from the coding sequence ATGGCACAACTCATCTCTCAACAGCGGGCTGCCTTTGCTCTGCGCCATATGGAGCAAGCACTGCGCCATGCGCCGGAGAAGCAGCGTCAGATCCGTACCGTCGCCAACAGCATACCGGCCCAGATCCAGCGTACCGGTCTCGGCCAGACTTTGGCCTTTGCCCTGAGTAAACAGGGCAAGAGTGATGGCGCTGGCTGGACTTACCTCTATGAGTTACTGCAAGAGTGGCTCTGCCAGGAGCAGCAGATCTACCGCGGCGAGACCCTGATGGCGAGCCTGTGTCAGGGTGACATAAGGCATTATCAACAGGCCCAGGCCGAAGCCCTCGCTCTGCTGGTGTGGGTGCGCAAGTTTGCCCGCGCCATGCTGGAAACCTCAACGTCGGCCAGCAAAGAGAGGGGATAA
- the cmr4 gene encoding type III-B CRISPR module RAMP protein Cmr4, with product MNSSLLLGLHAHTWIHAGSGEKDGVVDLPIQREAHTGWPVIFGSSLKGAMRSQVSRTKGAQAELSLVTLFGPDSLHAGATSDKIHAGALLVSDARLLWLPVRSLTSHTRYVTCPALLRRLLADLQRAGQPQSLAVPKVGELEALIAGDQTGRIYLEEYAFTARAESTLTPWGALLARFCNLDAEQILNQLTLIHDDQFAHLCQAAIPVHPHIAIDYETKSVRDGALWYEEALPPDTLFYSLLLLTDARDGSGLGAATLKNQAEQALLGDAPYLQVGGNESTGMGWLQLTPLQQEEA from the coding sequence ATGAACTCATCTCTTCTGCTCGGGCTGCATGCCCACACCTGGATCCATGCCGGTAGCGGCGAAAAAGATGGAGTGGTTGACCTCCCCATCCAGCGTGAGGCTCATACCGGCTGGCCGGTGATCTTTGGCTCATCCCTCAAAGGGGCAATGCGCAGCCAGGTTAGCCGTACCAAGGGGGCTCAGGCCGAACTGAGCCTGGTGACGCTATTTGGACCCGACTCACTTCACGCCGGCGCGACCAGTGACAAGATCCACGCCGGTGCACTGCTGGTATCGGATGCCAGGCTACTCTGGCTGCCGGTTCGCTCTCTCACCAGCCACACCCGTTATGTCACCTGCCCGGCCCTGCTGCGCCGCCTGTTGGCAGACTTGCAACGAGCGGGTCAGCCCCAATCCCTTGCTGTTCCCAAGGTAGGAGAGTTGGAGGCACTGATCGCCGGAGATCAGACGGGTCGCATCTATCTGGAGGAGTATGCCTTCACCGCCCGTGCAGAAAGTACGCTCACCCCTTGGGGTGCGCTGCTCGCACGCTTCTGCAATCTCGATGCAGAGCAAATACTCAACCAGCTCACTCTGATCCACGATGACCAGTTTGCCCATCTCTGCCAGGCGGCCATTCCCGTTCATCCTCACATTGCTATCGACTATGAGACCAAGAGCGTGCGCGATGGTGCGCTCTGGTATGAAGAGGCACTACCACCCGACACTCTCTTCTACTCCCTGTTGCTACTGACCGATGCACGAGATGGCTCGGGCCTTGGCGCCGCGACACTGAAAAATCAGGCAGAGCAGGCCCTGCTGGGCGATGCCCCCTACCTGCAAGTAGGCGGTAACGAGAGCACTGGCATGGGCTGGCTGCAGCTGACTCCACTCCAGCAGGAGGAGGCGTAA
- a CDS encoding DUF1887 family CARF protein, translating into MQTIHINLVSDQLLPNLIPAFADKECRGVVLVLGDNTLHNKADNLTRLYQGHGLPTLRISEGRSSHRPVQLQQQAKELIDWLATHHGDKRWILNATCGTKPMALVFANAFNRFNSVHPESASGGIPRALIFYTDSQNREIQLLNDGVDYALKWQAVLSMDEMLAANGFERQTWIGPHNDNEIRARAELTRYLGKQFQGPCQKMQSGLQGMATDACKDFPQQQEQNMPSVPFGPYAALYQHLVEASLLHWDGCSRQIRFASEDACRYLAGRWLEELTYLTAQECGFSEVAMSVEGEWQTEALRQQSVRGKNNEFDVLICHNNQLLTIECKAKYWGDKQQGESTNQDVVLKLESLGRKLGGLFGERLLISARPLPDEMVQRAKDNRIEICDRADGQAIHTTLQSYFNKMQ; encoded by the coding sequence ATGCAGACTATCCATATCAATCTGGTCTCCGATCAGTTGCTGCCCAATCTGATCCCGGCCTTTGCCGATAAAGAGTGCCGGGGAGTCGTGCTGGTACTGGGCGACAATACACTGCACAACAAAGCAGACAACCTGACCCGACTCTATCAGGGACATGGACTACCGACCCTCAGGATCAGTGAAGGACGTAGCAGCCACCGCCCGGTACAACTGCAACAGCAAGCCAAGGAGCTAATCGACTGGTTGGCAACCCACCACGGCGACAAACGCTGGATACTGAACGCTACCTGTGGCACCAAGCCGATGGCGCTGGTCTTTGCCAACGCCTTCAACCGCTTTAACAGCGTGCATCCCGAGAGCGCCAGCGGCGGCATTCCCCGCGCCCTGATCTTCTATACCGACAGCCAAAACCGTGAAATTCAGCTGCTCAACGACGGGGTCGATTACGCCCTGAAATGGCAAGCTGTGCTCTCTATGGACGAGATGCTGGCCGCCAACGGGTTTGAACGTCAAACCTGGATAGGCCCGCACAATGATAACGAGATCCGGGCTCGCGCCGAGCTGACCCGTTATCTGGGCAAGCAGTTTCAGGGGCCATGTCAGAAAATGCAAAGTGGTTTGCAAGGGATGGCTACCGATGCCTGCAAGGATTTTCCCCAACAGCAGGAACAAAACATGCCAAGTGTGCCTTTTGGACCCTATGCTGCGCTCTATCAGCACCTGGTCGAGGCAAGCCTGCTGCACTGGGATGGTTGTAGCCGGCAGATCCGCTTTGCCAGCGAAGACGCTTGCCGCTATCTGGCCGGTCGCTGGCTCGAGGAGCTGACCTACCTCACCGCACAGGAGTGCGGCTTTAGCGAGGTGGCCATGAGTGTCGAAGGTGAGTGGCAGACCGAAGCGCTCCGGCAACAGAGTGTTCGCGGTAAAAACAACGAATTCGATGTGCTGATCTGTCACAACAACCAGCTGCTCACCATCGAATGCAAGGCCAAGTACTGGGGAGATAAACAGCAGGGAGAGAGCACCAATCAGGATGTGGTACTCAAGCTAGAGAGCCTGGGACGCAAACTGGGGGGACTGTTTGGCGAGCGCCTGCTGATCAGCGCCCGCCCCTTGCCGGACGAGATGGTACAGCGAGCAAAGGATAACCGTATCGAAATCTGCGACAGGGCGGATGGCCAGGCAATCCACACCACCTTGCAGAGCTACTTCAACAAGATGCAATAA
- the cas6 gene encoding CRISPR system precrRNA processing endoribonuclease RAMP protein Cas6 — MSLDTLFSLCRKIDLLCLECRVVMDAAGSLDEQAGSLLHGSLGWAMKEAAPRLWQDAYGPLEQGAVRPLSLHPPHPGSQWQQGESLTFGLTLFNTLARDVEGIKSSLQRMGERGWGQQRIGFTLQEVTQRTPLGTRLIWSHQAPNHLSAPLATTLEEAILAAAALCSEATPALVQLHARTRLHIKEAGNPVTTAPSALLLGRTLCRRLLALVGPHSEHERQAVQSYLNGLEQITLCWDHTQSAPLTRYSARQRQHHSIEGLRGRWAYQGDIQLLIPWLALGEWIQLGNKTSFGYGAIEWQLACRP; from the coding sequence ATGTCGCTGGACACCCTTTTTTCCCTGTGCCGCAAGATAGACCTCCTCTGTCTGGAGTGTCGGGTCGTGATGGATGCCGCGGGATCGCTGGATGAGCAGGCTGGCAGCCTGCTGCATGGCAGCCTGGGCTGGGCGATGAAAGAGGCTGCCCCACGTTTATGGCAGGATGCCTATGGGCCGCTGGAGCAGGGGGCTGTCCGCCCCCTCTCGCTCCATCCACCACATCCAGGGAGCCAATGGCAACAAGGAGAGTCACTCACCTTTGGCCTCACCCTTTTTAACACCCTGGCCAGGGACGTGGAGGGCATCAAGTCATCACTGCAACGGATGGGAGAGCGAGGCTGGGGACAACAACGTATTGGCTTCACTCTGCAGGAGGTCACTCAGCGCACACCACTCGGCACCAGACTTATCTGGAGCCATCAAGCCCCCAACCACCTGTCCGCTCCGCTAGCAACCACCCTTGAGGAAGCCATATTGGCCGCAGCAGCCCTGTGCAGCGAGGCCACACCTGCACTGGTACAACTACACGCCCGCACCCGTCTACATATCAAAGAAGCGGGCAATCCGGTAACCACTGCACCGTCAGCTTTGTTGCTCGGTCGCACACTCTGCCGTCGCTTGCTGGCTCTCGTCGGTCCCCACAGCGAACATGAGCGTCAAGCGGTACAAAGCTATCTTAACGGGCTGGAGCAGATCACCCTGTGCTGGGATCACACCCAGAGCGCCCCCCTGACCCGGTATTCCGCGCGCCAGCGACAACACCACAGCATAGAGGGGCTGCGCGGGCGCTGGGCCTATCAAGGCGATATCCAGCTGTTGATCCCTTGGTTGGCACTGGGAGAGTGGATCCAGCTTGGCAACAAGACCAGCTTCGGTTATGGCGCCATCGAATGGCAGCTGGCGTGTCGCCCCTGA
- the csx16 gene encoding CRISPR-associated protein Csx16 — protein sequence MNYLVSRHPGAIAWCQRQPLAIDAILPHLDPALICAGDRVIGTLPLPMVAEVQRRGARYLHLSVPVPPELRGQELSADQLEQLGAFLTEYRVETLTHI from the coding sequence ATGAACTACCTTGTCAGCCGTCATCCCGGCGCCATCGCATGGTGCCAACGCCAGCCGCTGGCCATCGATGCCATCTTGCCCCACCTCGATCCGGCACTTATCTGTGCCGGCGATCGGGTGATCGGAACACTGCCGCTCCCCATGGTGGCAGAGGTACAGCGACGTGGCGCCCGCTATCTGCACTTGTCGGTGCCCGTTCCCCCTGAGCTGCGGGGTCAGGAACTGAGTGCAGATCAACTGGAACAACTGGGTGCCTTTCTCACCGAATATCGGGTAGAGACACTGACACATATTTAA
- the csm6 gene encoding CRISPR-associated ring nuclease Csm6, with protein MNNINHTLLAITGLSPQVVTETLYGIHKQGQPWPNELIILTTQQGAEQAKLGLCHPASNQEHSMLDRCCIDLKRPQIRDIKIEVVPDHAGNSIDDARTKEDQEALADYIVKRVAQLCSDPQRTLHASLAGGRKTMTFFLGYAMTLFARPDDQLSHVLISPVEYEGLRDFYYPTPYINPIDGKGANQRLDTHESKVQVMLADIPFIRQRDQLKQGVLTRFSNPKEHLTYRQLVQLQQLASCKAPYQEIQLDFDLAQRTIMLIYKNEHVITIDLHSKPLELAYYAMIARHNSTTSECRYNREKSNQKTYWEKYRAAYLHELWQIIYPDHDSYQGNNIFEDWMNLINTKAETINIEKTINGLKEETQTFFDDRKKVLRKHLNEELPEELVSLIEPDLAFYYEKFTNTHGSKNKDSGSLRPNFNFTLLKQTNKKSKNANSLIERSKFFGLKVRSNLCPKD; from the coding sequence ATGAATAATATCAATCACACTCTATTGGCAATTACCGGTCTAAGCCCGCAAGTAGTGACAGAAACGCTGTATGGTATTCATAAACAGGGGCAGCCTTGGCCCAACGAATTAATTATCCTAACAACTCAGCAAGGAGCAGAGCAGGCAAAGTTAGGCTTGTGTCATCCGGCTAGTAATCAAGAACACAGCATGCTGGATCGCTGTTGCATCGATCTAAAACGCCCTCAAATTCGCGATATCAAGATTGAGGTTGTCCCGGATCATGCTGGAAACTCCATCGATGATGCGCGGACCAAAGAAGATCAAGAGGCTCTGGCTGACTATATTGTCAAAAGAGTTGCGCAACTGTGCAGTGACCCTCAGCGTACACTGCATGCCTCACTTGCCGGTGGGCGCAAAACCATGACTTTCTTCCTGGGTTACGCTATGACACTCTTTGCTCGACCAGATGATCAACTGTCTCACGTGTTGATTTCGCCAGTTGAATATGAGGGACTTAGGGATTTCTATTATCCTACTCCGTATATCAATCCAATAGATGGCAAAGGAGCTAATCAACGGCTAGATACCCATGAAAGTAAGGTCCAAGTCATGTTGGCCGACATTCCGTTTATTAGGCAACGCGACCAGTTAAAGCAAGGTGTATTAACTCGTTTCAGTAATCCTAAAGAACATCTTACTTATCGCCAATTAGTGCAGTTACAACAATTGGCCTCATGCAAAGCCCCCTATCAGGAGATACAGCTTGATTTTGACCTAGCACAAAGAACTATAATGTTAATCTATAAAAACGAACATGTTATTACTATTGACTTGCATAGCAAGCCACTGGAATTAGCTTATTATGCCATGATTGCAAGACATAATAGCACAACATCTGAATGTCGCTATAATCGAGAAAAATCAAATCAAAAAACATATTGGGAGAAATATCGCGCAGCTTATCTCCATGAGCTCTGGCAAATCATTTATCCTGACCACGACTCTTATCAAGGCAATAATATTTTTGAGGATTGGATGAACTTAATTAACACCAAGGCGGAGACAATAAACATAGAAAAAACAATCAATGGTCTAAAAGAAGAAACTCAAACTTTTTTCGATGACCGCAAGAAGGTGTTAAGAAAACACCTAAACGAAGAGTTACCTGAAGAACTAGTGTCATTAATTGAACCAGATCTTGCATTTTATTACGAAAAATTTACTAATACTCATGGAAGTAAAAACAAAGATAGCGGTTCTTTACGACCTAACTTCAATTTCACGCTACTCAAACAGACAAATAAAAAATCAAAGAATGCTAACTCTCTTATTGAACGGTCGAAATTTTTTGGCTTAAAAGTGCGCAGCAATCTTTGCCCTAAAGATTAA
- the cmr6 gene encoding type III-B CRISPR module RAMP protein Cmr6: protein MAEYLQRVPLYQSGLHTKEHIDLWGHDANKGLLFDRLFGGYDQSWKVDKLQRDKIKQTHPLDWLTGPCGNAAALESAKNRQLALISTLNGKAISCQLDWNMVTGTGEAHPLENGFRWHHTLGVPYLPASSIKGMLRAWLTTWASDIFSKEEITDLFGSDREQSEAHYMGTLIFFDALPLAPATLTLDVMTPHAGDWYEKGASQPGKPDTVPADWQSPVPITFLAVKEATFLFTLAARNDASQSQLGKVMEQLDDALTTLGIGAKTALGYGVMTKLEATQPQSGERLLGALQEQRRQRQADRKRQLERASMSPNQLNVADLAERLSARDDKQFKEGFNNEIAGLVNTALRDSWSIDERLALATVIEQSSVWTQISKKEKARERKALLAQLKE, encoded by the coding sequence ATGGCGGAATACCTGCAACGCGTGCCGCTCTATCAGAGCGGTCTTCATACCAAAGAGCATATCGATCTCTGGGGTCATGATGCCAACAAGGGGCTGCTCTTTGACCGTCTGTTTGGCGGCTATGACCAGAGCTGGAAAGTTGACAAGCTGCAACGGGACAAGATCAAACAGACCCATCCCCTCGACTGGCTGACCGGCCCCTGTGGCAATGCCGCAGCGCTTGAGTCCGCCAAAAATCGGCAGCTGGCCCTGATCTCGACGCTCAATGGTAAGGCGATCAGCTGCCAGCTCGACTGGAACATGGTCACCGGTACTGGCGAAGCCCATCCGCTTGAAAACGGCTTTCGTTGGCATCACACCCTGGGGGTGCCCTATTTGCCGGCCTCCTCCATTAAAGGGATGCTGCGAGCCTGGCTCACCACCTGGGCCAGCGATATTTTCTCGAAGGAAGAGATTACAGACCTCTTTGGCAGTGACCGAGAGCAAAGTGAGGCGCATTACATGGGCACGCTGATTTTTTTCGATGCCCTGCCGCTTGCCCCCGCTACCCTGACGCTGGATGTCATGACCCCCCATGCGGGAGACTGGTATGAGAAAGGTGCCAGTCAGCCCGGGAAACCCGATACGGTCCCTGCGGATTGGCAAAGCCCGGTTCCCATCACCTTTCTCGCCGTTAAAGAGGCCACCTTCCTGTTCACGTTGGCCGCGCGAAACGATGCAAGCCAATCGCAACTCGGCAAAGTAATGGAACAACTCGATGACGCCCTGACCACGCTCGGTATCGGCGCCAAAACGGCGCTGGGTTACGGGGTGATGACAAAACTCGAGGCCACACAACCACAAAGTGGCGAACGGTTGTTGGGGGCGTTGCAAGAGCAGCGCCGCCAGCGACAGGCCGATCGCAAACGTCAACTTGAACGGGCTAGCATGAGCCCCAACCAGTTGAACGTGGCCGATCTTGCCGAACGTCTGAGCGCCCGAGACGACAAACAGTTCAAGGAGGGGTTTAACAACGAGATTGCAGGTCTGGTCAATACCGCCTTGCGTGATAGTTGGTCAATCGATGAGCGACTCGCGCTGGCCACAGTGATCGAACAGAGTAGCGTCTGGACCCAGATCAGCAAAAAAGAGAAGGCCCGTGAACGTAAAGCTCTGCTGGCACAGCTCAAGGAGTGA
- a CDS encoding type III-B CRISPR module-associated Cmr3 family protein: MLTLAFHPVDTWFFRESRPMDSQGGTSLGNQFPPSAATLMGALRTRIGDMLEADWQDLTTLPVWWGDADQWGTLRLEGPWLRLDGEDYLPCPAHLLRGKEDDAGYVMLQPGDVVNCDLGKVRLPALPGGTPPGVKPLEDHWLPRTVLASVLTGQLPPAKTKVVSTAELLADEYRLGIAIDSSKRAVVEGQLYQTRHQRPRRGLAVMITLHGLPTEQELALQRDLACQPLLRLGGEGRMAEVRVVNSPAVTAQGTPPKQAKLLAMTLAPIPVTPQQWPLPGFNKHKLQGLDCWHGELAGYPLSLITMVSGKVQRQGGWDLTRHQPRPVHNQLPAGTLFFFDDAPLPGETRMLTLDVAGQRIPLALGWWQDNQTNSHKE; the protein is encoded by the coding sequence ATGCTGACTCTCGCCTTTCACCCGGTCGATACCTGGTTTTTCCGTGAATCACGTCCGATGGATAGCCAGGGTGGCACTTCCCTTGGCAACCAGTTCCCCCCCTCGGCAGCAACTCTGATGGGAGCCCTGCGCACCCGTATCGGCGATATGCTGGAGGCCGACTGGCAAGATCTCACCACCCTACCCGTCTGGTGGGGGGATGCTGACCAGTGGGGAACTCTCAGACTGGAAGGTCCCTGGCTGAGGCTGGATGGTGAGGATTATCTACCCTGCCCCGCCCACCTGCTGCGTGGCAAGGAGGATGACGCTGGTTATGTCATGCTGCAGCCTGGTGATGTGGTGAACTGCGATCTGGGAAAAGTCCGCCTGCCGGCTCTGCCCGGAGGCACCCCGCCAGGCGTCAAGCCGCTGGAAGATCACTGGTTGCCGCGAACCGTGCTGGCCTCCGTACTGACAGGACAATTGCCTCCGGCCAAAACAAAAGTGGTTTCAACTGCTGAGTTACTGGCCGATGAGTATCGACTCGGGATCGCCATCGATAGCAGCAAGCGTGCCGTGGTAGAAGGGCAGCTTTATCAAACCCGTCACCAACGCCCCCGCCGGGGACTTGCCGTGATGATCACGCTGCATGGTCTCCCCACCGAGCAGGAGTTGGCATTGCAACGTGATCTGGCCTGCCAGCCGCTGCTACGCCTCGGTGGCGAAGGCCGCATGGCCGAGGTGCGAGTGGTCAACAGTCCAGCAGTTACCGCGCAAGGAACTCCGCCAAAACAGGCCAAGCTACTGGCCATGACCTTGGCACCGATCCCAGTCACACCGCAGCAGTGGCCACTGCCCGGGTTTAACAAACACAAGCTGCAGGGGCTGGATTGCTGGCACGGTGAGCTGGCTGGTTATCCGCTGTCGCTGATCACTATGGTCAGTGGCAAGGTGCAGCGCCAAGGTGGATGGGATCTGACCCGCCACCAGCCACGCCCGGTACACAATCAGCTGCCGGCAGGCACACTTTTTTTCTTTGACGATGCTCCCCTGCCCGGCGAGACACGCATGCTGACGCTCGATGTCGCAGGCCAGCGAATTCCGTTGGCACTGGGCTGGTGGCAAGACAATCAAACCAATTCTCACAAGGAGTGA